Below is a genomic region from Rouxiella chamberiensis.
CGCGGGGGTCATCAGCAACCAGCTTGCTCCTACCAGTACGACCGAAAGCGAGCCGACCATAATATCCGTAAACCAGTGCGCGCCAATCATCAGACGCGGCATCGAGAAGATAACCGTAATCAGCAGGGCAATGGCAAAGGCGCGTTTGCCTAGGTAGCGCAGCATAAAGACCGTAAACACCATCAGCATCATACCGTGGTCGCCCGGGAAGCTGTCACCCGAGGAGTCTTTTGTCGGAATACCGGTCAATTCGCTTACACGATTGACATGCGGGAAGCTCAGAGACGGGCTCTTGTGGGATTCCGGCAGCAGGTGGCCCAGCTGATTCAGCACCACGGCGCTCAGCAGCATCACCACGCCGATAATAATCATTTCACGACGGCCGTGACTCTCTCTCTTGAGATAATAGGAGAGATAGAGCAGGCCCATCGCCACCAGCGAGCACAGGTCGAATGCGCGGTTGTTGGTAATCGCGACCACGTGCAAGAATGTTTCATTGGTCACGAGGTGACGATTGAAGTAGAAAAACACCGACGCATCGATAGGTGCCCAAAAACCGTGGTGAGCGGGCAGGAAATACGATAAAAACAGCGCAATGCCGAGCACGTTGAGCAGCAGTATCGCGGGAAGATTGCGGCGAAGCATAGATTCAAACCTATATAAAGAAATGGGAGATAGTCAAATTGCCGAATACGGTAAGCCCGCTAAGTTAAACGAATCTTCAACAGTTGTGCTTGCAGGGCATTCCAGTCACTGTTACTGCGCGAAATTAGCTCGAGTCGACTATCAACCGGCGCAGAAGGCAGGGTTTCGATATGCAAGTCGTCGCCCTGACGGTTCACTCGAAGTGTCCCTTCCTTTATACGTATCACCGCTTTGACTCGGTCAACCGGAGCCAGCCGCGCCCAGTCGAGAAAACCGGCGGTATCGAACTGCGTATCGGCATCGAAAATCCAGCCGCAACTGGAATATTCACCGGCTTCATTCAATGCTCGACGCCACCGTTGATGCCCCGGCAAACTCAACGCCGCCAGACCCTGTTTCGCGCCATGCGCATGATGATGCTTACCGTCCGGCAATTCGCGTTGATTCTTGCGCGGTTCATTCAGCAGGGCACAATCAATCTGCCCGTGTTCAACCTGTTCGATACGTAAACTGGCATCCTGTGCAGCGCGCCATTCCGCCAATCTGTTTTTGTCGTCTTCATTATAGGCATCTATTTTATTGACGATCACGATATCTGCGGCGGCAAGCTGGTCGCGGAAGTTTTCGTTGGCCACAACGCGCGGATCGGCGAGTTGACGGGCATCCAGCAGGCAGAGCGAGGCATTGAGCGTCAGCCAGGAGCGATACACTTCCGAGTTCAGCAACGCCAGAATCTGTTTAGGATGACCAAGACCGGTCGGCTCAATCAGCAATCGGTCCGGCTTGGCCTGTTGCAGCAGCATGTTCAACCCGACCTGCATCGGCAACCCGTTGACACAACACATGCAGCCGCCAGGGATCTCCTTTAGTACGGCTCCCGAGTCGGCAAGCAGCGCCCCGTCGATGCCCACTTCGCCGAATTCATTCACCAGCACCGCCCATTTTTCGTTTTCCGGTTTCTGACTCAGCAGATGGCGAATGGTGGTGGTTTTTCCGCTGCCGAGAAAACCGGTGATCAGATTGGTTTGTGTCATGCTTTTTCCTTGCTGTCGCTAAAACGGCATTCGACCCTCGCCGGGCAATGTCATCCTGATGATAAGTAAAATTTTCGCTAATAAGATGCCGTTACGCCACCAGAAAATCTAGTGAAATACGTGACGTATTCCAGTAATCGCTCTTTATCGCCAAAATCGGCGAGAAGGATCGCAAATCCGACCTTTTGGTCCGGCCAAAACCGCTGAACCAGGTGCGCCCAACGTCTTGCATGGTATACTTTTTCTTTGTCCATTCGGCGGAGACGCAGCGTATGCGGCTGTATCAGGAAATTGGTAACCAACTGCGACAGGCCATCGTTGCGGGTCAGCATCAACCAGGCGATCGCCTTCCTCCTGAACGCGATCTGGCTGAACGATTTGCCGTCAGCCGCAGCGTAGTCCGCGAAGCGCTGATTATGCTCGAGCTGGAAAAGGTGGTCGAAGTGCGCAAAGGCTCGGGCGTTTACGTACTTGAACCCGTCACCGATGCCGCTGAGCCTTGCGCCGACAGCGGTTACGGGCCTTTCGAGCTGTTGCAGGCGCGTCAACTGGTTGAAAGCGAGGTCGCGGCCTTTGCCGCCATGCAGGCCACAAAATCGGACATTCTCAAGATGCGCGAGGCCATCGAGCTTGAGAAAGGCTTTGTCGCGCAGGGTATTATCGACGAAAGTGCCGATGAA
It encodes:
- a CDS encoding phosphatase PAP2 family protein, which encodes MLRRNLPAILLLNVLGIALFLSYFLPAHHGFWAPIDASVFFYFNRHLVTNETFLHVVAITNNRAFDLCSLVAMGLLYLSYYLKRESHGRREMIIIGVVMLLSAVVLNQLGHLLPESHKSPSLSFPHVNRVSELTGIPTKDSSGDSFPGDHGMMLMVFTVFMLRYLGKRAFAIALLITVIFSMPRLMIGAHWFTDIMVGSLSVVLVGASWLLMTPASDKVVGWLDRKLPKISSK
- a CDS encoding CobW family GTP-binding protein; this encodes MTQTNLITGFLGSGKTTTIRHLLSQKPENEKWAVLVNEFGEVGIDGALLADSGAVLKEIPGGCMCCVNGLPMQVGLNMLLQQAKPDRLLIEPTGLGHPKQILALLNSEVYRSWLTLNASLCLLDARQLADPRVVANENFRDQLAAADIVIVNKIDAYNEDDKNRLAEWRAAQDASLRIEQVEHGQIDCALLNEPRKNQRELPDGKHHHAHGAKQGLAALSLPGHQRWRRALNEAGEYSSCGWIFDADTQFDTAGFLDWARLAPVDRVKAVIRIKEGTLRVNRQGDDLHIETLPSAPVDSRLELISRSNSDWNALQAQLLKIRLT
- a CDS encoding GntR family transcriptional regulator, whose amino-acid sequence is MRLYQEIGNQLRQAIVAGQHQPGDRLPPERDLAERFAVSRSVVREALIMLELEKVVEVRKGSGVYVLEPVTDAAEPCADSGYGPFELLQARQLVESEVAAFAAMQATKSDILKMREAIELEKGFVAQGIIDESADELFHTLLAQASQNSVLANVVYELWQVRKHSRMWQGLHQHVGERNYSELWLDDHQQILRAVMRREPKAAKQAMWQHLENVKSKLLEISDAEDPAFDGFLFESVPASLND